From the Pocillopora verrucosa isolate sample1 chromosome 11, ASM3666991v2, whole genome shotgun sequence genome, the window CGTGGCGACATATTGATTTTTGGTACCCAAAAAGTATTCTTTAATTCCTAGtaagaaaaaatcaaagtgacacTTTGGTGAACTCTTGGTTATTACGCGTATAGTAAAACTGTTTATTTCATCGGGTCATCAGAAGTTTAAGGTTGCAAAATAGACTCGATAAAAATGAGTACGCTCATGAGTAATCAATTGCAAAATCTCGATTGATGGGAAAATTCGCGTCACACCTCTGGCACAAAATTAGCCGTCATGTCCATCAAAGTCCTCCGCGATTGCAACACCATTGTCTCTCCTTCCAGGGCCAGTTACTCGATAGGATCTAGGTACGAGATTGACTCCGCCATATTTAATATAATGCATGCTCTCCCCCAGACTCCTAAGACCGTGCTAACGCTACTAAATTTGCATATCGAATTCCTACATCACTCGTTCCGATGCTTGGCAGAGGAAAAAGTCACAAATAGTTCATAGTAATGAATAGAGTAATTTTCAGATAAGAAAAGATAGGACAAGAGAGAAATGTAATACCGAGAACACAATACTCTCGTGCAGTCCAGAACGCTAAAACATTGTTGATTGAAAAATTTGATTATCTATCAGAATTGGGGAAAGAAGCATTTGCTCTAGAAAAGCGAGCAAAATAGGTCATTTCTGCCTTTGCCACTGTCGTTACCCATCATGCTTAGCTTCCGAGCGAAGTCTCGTTACCGCTGCTGTATTTGAAATGCATGTCGCGGGCTTCACGGGATGAGCTTTACTACTGTTTAAAGACGTCAACTTTTAATAGAGGTCTAGTTCGGCATCCAGTCGTTTCGTGTCCATGCCACGAACGTTTTGTACACAGGCAATCCATACCCAAACTCAGATGACTCATACCCAGCTAAGAACATTCCTAACCAGTAAGAGATTACAACTTTATACTCTCATGGACCCAGTCAGTTGGGAAAAATGTAATATGACTCCTGCCGGCCTTTTTCTCAGAATACGCGGCTGTACTTTTCGCAATAAATCTCTGAAGGTTTCTAGGTTATTTTTAGGTTTGgttataaaggaaaaatttccacTCGCACTCACTGAATATGGGCAGCACCTCAGTTTtgttagaaacttacccttatCATGAAACAAATTGTTTGCGGTGATCAGCGAGGAAGTGACCTCAATGTTAATTTGCGTCAGAAGTTTCACTTCAGAGAATCGTCGATATCAGTTGTTGGCTTATTACGTCTTGGCCAAAATCTGCCAGGGAAAGTTTGACTTCAAGCAAGAAATCCGGTTTGGTTGATACATCGTTTTGATTTTCACTAAAAACAGGTGCGTTAAAGGAGCTGCGCTAAAATTTCACGCTTCTAATTATTATCGCGTAATTTCCGGCCACGGATCGCGACAAAACGTTGATCAGTTTGCGAATTAAAAGATAAACAACACCACAAAACAGCTTACTAAAGATAGAAAACCATTCATAACAGCACCTGTTAAAAAGTGAGCCATATTTCGGGAAATTTGCAGCAAAGAGAGTCGATGCCTTCGAGATCACCCCACGACAGAGCTTTAGATTGGCAGTTCCCGCTTTTctgagaaaaaaggaagtgtCATTGGAGCTCCCTAGAATTTCGCCCTCGTTGTCACGCGTTCAACAGCTTAAAGCTTAATAAATTAAAAGTTGTTTGTAAcggcaagtaaaaaaaaaaaatgggtgtGGGGGGATGGggtaaaattaatgaaaagcGGGTTCATAGGACAACGGATGCAACAAGAAGGAATTTCTGGCCTTCAGGTGTCCACGAATAAGCCGGAAGTTAAATATTTCTGCGGCACGAGAGGAACAGGGCCTAAGCCTTCCGTGAAGGCGCATTGTGGGAAAAGAGCTGTGAGTATTTAAAGGTAACTGGTCAAGTCGCAcgagagtcatctcgcccgaagtcatggcgcccgaaacctgagtcatgttgcccgaaattttagtaatgtcgcccgaagaaacaaatactaaaaatatCAGAATTTCAGAATGttaataggcaataacgttggaaattttttatcactaaagcgctctttgtttccgacaactctatgaagattcttaaagcgttgttcgttcctaacaacaaagggaaacgttgttCGTCTCCAACGACAAAATGtagcgttgttcgtttggtatgtgATCGTTTCTTACTCAAGGACGTTTagtaagcttgagaaactttttcttggtttctaacaataccatgaagactttgactacacagaaatcgatcgtatgctcggaattgaaatatgtttgaaaacgattctaaaagcgttgttcgtttctaacaacaaagggaagcgttctccatttcttacaaaaaaatgaagcgttgttcgtttggtatgtaatcgtttcttactcacggacattTCTTGTTGCCTCTCTAACCACAATGTTTATCAGTGGTTGCTCAACTCtcgatttgttttatttgacttattttttatttttatataatttAGTTTGATGATTCTGTACTAAACATGGGTTGTATATGTGTTCTTTCTGATATCCTACACGCTGGTGTTCGACCGAACCGTGCAAAATTTGCAGTGAAGCCGAAATCTGAAAGCTCATGGTTGAAGGCACCCCGCGGGATTCTTTGATGGGTAGGGAGGATAGAGGAGACTGAAACCACCAGACTAGCATCGAACTGGCACTTGGAAGCTACAgggttgtttttatttttctcgatttaaatttttttaagaaaagagagCTTCGCATGTACTTCGAGACCTCATTAATGTCGCTTGATCCATGTTCCTGCACTTTGACTGAGAGCTTTGTACAGGCTACCCTTTCCTTACCCGAATCTGCATCATAGTCCTGGGTTCTCTGTTTCCTTCAGCCGAGCGGGCAAAACGTGAGACGTATGTCCTCAAGAGTATGAACAGCCAATAAATAAGTGACAAGCGTTCCaacttatttttatcaattttttttgcgctCGCTTTTTTCTTTAGCACTTTTTCATGGCTGAGCGCTTGTTAACTTTCCCTTGCTACagggtgggcgcttattcgaacCCGACGCTTATTCAGGGTGGGCGCTTATCGAGGTTGGGCGCTTAATCTAGCTTGTGCGGTACGTTACCAAAATTTCAGGTGGATAACATGAGGGGAACAGTCTTTTCTAATAATTATAGACACCCAAATATCCAGTAGAACCATTTAGATAGACAGATAACTTTAAGCTCCAGTCTAACACATAATTCAACAAAAATTGCAACGACAGATCCTTTATTTTTGGAAGCACTAAGTCTATGCTATAGAATAACTAAACTGCAAGAATGCTTTCATAGGTGCTGCTATCTGGGACGTCTTTCTGACGTTTCTTGTGCCACACCTCAGTAAATCTTCCACTGACGGGTAAAGCAGACCGGCTTGTAAGAAGCAGTAAGACGCTTATGAGACAGTATCTATGAGAGCCTACGGACACGCTGTTAAGCAATGGCATGAACACAAACACAgctcaaaataaaagaattcacGCACTTCCTTGCTAATTGGTTTAAAACcataaaatagcattttttaaaataaatcaaccTCTTAAAGGCTCTTTACACACTGCCTCTTTTAATTCACCTCAGTTTACTTATGTATCCATTACTGGTAAAACCTATCAGCTAGTATCTTACTCAACCTATATATAATCTTACCTATGATTataaaaagctcaaaatcatTTTCTCGAATGAGATGCGCATTTCCTTGGAATGAATCaaagaaaaactggaaaatgaataCTACAGCTGCTCATTTGCTTATATCAAGTCTTGCTGGAGTCACAAACCAaccatttttgttaaaaaatgctCTAAAGCCTTCAACAGTAAGATTCTCACAAGATCGGGCTTGAAAAGAAGCCTGCAAGTTTACACTTTAAGCTCCCAACTTTGGTGGATAAATCAATACAGTGGACAAGagagtcaaaaaaaaaaaacaaaaagaaatgttgaaaagaaaacttgatatgaagaaaattaagattGATATCCTTTTTaggttaacccttgaactcccaagatctgattgttaattctgcTCTCAAGCTGTTATACTTTTCCTAGTACctaaattagtgacaagaatttggtgttagatcaagacaacaactttgacatgataagtctgagtattctcattacctgtttgctggataatgtatacATTTTATAAGGAGaggttgcatgttaatcacttctgggagtcaaagggtcaaCCCATTATAGGAGAAATTTGCCCCCATCTGCCCCTATTTCATGTTCAACCCTACTTATCTGATTTAAATACCTTGCATTGTAACTCATACACATTTCTTATTTATTAGTTAAGAGAACTCGGTGATATATGTAAAAGGGATGTGTGTATATCCTGATCTGACAGGCACCCTCTTACAACTAATATTTTGTCTCTTTTCATCACCTATTTCTCACATAATGCATTAAATAACACAAAGCTACTCTACATAATGAACACCTCTGTGGGTGAAACAGTAAATGGGAGCATATAAAACATTACAATGGAAAGCATGTATCATTATGACTCAGTCTTGTCCAGTAATAAAATGAGGATGCATGTTGAAAGGGGTTTGTGATCcgaacatcaaattctcctcgtgtttttttaaacaaaagaagagaaacaagACAATTAAGTTAGTACTGTTTTCATTATGAATAGTAGAAGCAGTTTATGATAGCATAAAATAACTGAAGAATATCCTACatgtctgaaaataaaaattagctTAGGCAATGGAAATTTAACTGGAGGATTCTGCTCTAAAGCTATAGAGTCTCTGATAATTGATGCCCAATGAACAACCAGtttcttaaaccctttacattctaacatcagtaagcacaTTCTCTGTActggtctctatacatttcctaaggtgctgacaaggagaatttgtttaacaatcaagaacttatTCAGTTGTGATTATTTCCTTTGCTCTTGTGACCCTAAATGTTTGATGTTAGTCACTGAGTGTTATGGGTCAAAGAGTTAACAAGAATCTAGAGGTTTTTAAGAATTCTATTAGGATTTTTAAACATACCCCTTGAATAAAAGATTCAAAGGTTGCTAAGTCAGAGAAATGgaagcttttcaaagtcaatttaCATTACTAAGAGTCAAGAGCACACTAAGCAGCAAGACCATTACACTGATTAAAAATGCAGAGCCTTGGTTGTTTGGCAAAAGATTTTCCTTGTTACACTCATCACCATCAAAACAACACTTTCCGTTGCAGTCCACTGTATATCCTTGTGCTTTCCTTGTTTTGCATTCCCCAATGTCCCCTTTGCTGTATGCATCACACAAGGTTTTTCCAACACATCCTTTTTGAATAGTAATTATTACCTCATCCCCTTTCTCATACTTGGCGTCTGCTTGAAAACAAGCCTGGTCCTCAGTGCAGTTTACTGTCATCAAATTCTTTTGACAATCTTCATAGGAAACATTACTTGAACAAGATGAGCACTTTAAAGGCAAACCtgaggtgttaaaaaaaaaagaaattcctaCTAGAGAAATATACTTGACTTAATAAATGTACTAGCTGTGTTAAAAGCTGAGCACATAGAGGGTGCCCAATAACTGCTTGGGGTTTGATACCTTATTTTAtgccttaacatcagtatgcacattctccatagtgttctctatacatttcctaaggtgctgataaggagaatttgtttaccgatcaagagcttccttagttggtgatcaccTCCTTGATTCTCATGACGCGAATGGGTGAgtcagggatgatattgtaaagagaaattagatccaAGTCACTCTAAAAGGTCACAGGGCTAATTTAACCGTTACATGGTCATGTAAGTCTCCTTGCTATATCAGAGATTCCAACCCCATGTGATGGAAAATAGGGAGTAATTATTAGTGCCAAAGGCGCGAGCTTCTAGGGGGGTCAGGGGGCATGCCCCcgggaaattttgcaaatttaggtTCTCTCAAGTGCCATTTCCTGAATTTTGACATCATTCCAGCCTGAGTTATAACATACCGTAGTGCTCTTCACGAACAAAGTAAGTATAATATGAGTGTTTCACTGTGACAGATCGCCAAAAATTCTAAAGATTAGCAATTTTCCcctagttttcagaattttatgataaatcgggagaatttggtaaaaatcggGAGAGCGGGAGGCAAGACATCAAATCGGGAGACTCCCGATCAAATCGGGAGGGTTGGAATCTCTGCTATATTAGGAAAGTCATCATTCTCTTGATAATTGCTGCACCACCAAAGGTTGCTTCTCAGGAAACTTTAAGAGATGAGGAATTCCTTGGGTTGCAAAGACATGTAAAGAAACCTTGAAAATATAGGATCAGAGCCTACTACAAAATTTAATTAGGATGGCACATGTTCACACTATGTCTATATGTTGTTGTGTTGCTTATTATCAACAGGCCATGCATTACGCCATTTATTTAAGGTAAATTATGCTGCAATTCATGATGCAAAACATAAGAAGTTGAGGGTAAACGCTAACTTTAGGGTTTAAATTTAGCACAGCTTCCACACAGTCCAACGGTTCAGGATCGATTTAACTGTGCATGTAAAAGCATgcaaaaaaaatagaattcaaCTATCAAAATATTATATGCATGCAAATGTGCCTTCTTACAAAATAACTCCTCTGAAAACAGTGCACTTGCCTTGGTCGATTGGCGGATTCAAAAGATTTCCCTTGTTACACTCATCTCCATCAAAACAACACTTTCCTTTGCAGTCTACTGTAAAATTTTGTTCTCTCTTTGTATTGCAAAATCCTATGTCCCCTTTGCTATATGCATCACAGAAATCTTTTTGAAGACATCCCTTTTGCACTGTAAATTCTACAACATCTCCTTTCTCAGACTTCACTTCTGCCTGGTAACATGTCTGGTTAGGATTAGTGCAATTATCTACTGTCAGTGTCTTTTGGCAATCATCATAGGAAAGACTACTTGAACAAGATGAGCATTTTAATAGTGAACCTGCAGAGAAAGCAAGAACAAGTTTGACTGCCTTGTTTTTTAATACACAGGCCAGTCTAACACATGAACCTGTAAACTGGCTGTATTTTTGCATAGGTCTTTGTTTCATatcttatttcaatttatttaaatCTATTAGGTCTCATTGCTATATTAGAGTAATCTTCATCATCCTCTTGATAATGGCCTCATGATGGTTGACATTGAAACATCCAGTTCTtaataaaaatttgtctttagTTTTTGCAAGGTGGTCTTTGGTATATAAAAATAatgttgaaataacagtaataactaaaaacaatatatacatatatacttGTACATACATAcctatatatataattatataaatatatatatataaatatatatattatatatgtatatatttatttagAGTAGCTGCAAAAGTAGATGGGTACTTTTAAAGATCAGAATTCTCTTGAATCGCACGACATACTACTACTTTAAGGAGGCTCTGTAGAGTTCTTGCTCAATGCTGGTGTACACACCAGAGTTatgtttttctaaaaaatttgtttgtttttgtttttcaaggtCACTCAAAGCAATCAACAGGCGATAAGAAAGGTTCAGACTATTGCatgtttgctgtagtaaatattatcaaaatgatttctGTTATTAAGCCAGGCTACA encodes:
- the LOC131772817 gene encoding uncharacterized protein, translated to MKVTLVLGLAFFCSLWLGGSLLKCSSCSSSLSYDDCQKTLTVDNCTNPNQTCYQAEVKSEKGDVVEFTVQKGCLQKDFCDAYSKGDIGFCNTKREQNFTVDCKGKCCFDGDECNKGNLLNPPIDQGLPLKCSSCSSNVSYEDCQKNLMTVNCTEDQACFQADAKYEKGDEVIITIQKGCVGKTLCDAYSKGDIGECKTRKAQGYTVDCNGKCCFDGDECNKENLLPNNQGSAFLISVMVLLLSVLLTLSNVN